A genomic stretch from Doryrhamphus excisus isolate RoL2022-K1 chromosome 23, RoL_Dexc_1.0, whole genome shotgun sequence includes:
- the prps1b gene encoding ribose-phosphate pyrophosphokinase 1 isoform X1 has protein sequence MPNIKIFSGSSHPDLSQKIADRLGLELGKVVTKKFSNQETCVEIGESVRGEDVYIVQSGCGEINDNLMELLIMINACKIASASRVTAVIPCFPYARQDKKDKVGSRAPISAKLVANMLSVSGADHIITMDLHASQIQGFFDIPVDNLYAEPAVLKWIKENIPEWKNCTIVSPDAGGAKRVTSIADRLNVDFALIHKERKKANEVDRMVLVGDVTGRVAILVDDMADTCGTICHAADKLISAGATKVYAILTHGIFSGPAISRINNACFEAVVVTNTIPQEEKMRHCPKIQVIDISMILAEAIRRTHNGESVSYLFSHVPL, from the exons ATGCcgaatatcaaaatatttagtGGTAGCTCACACCCAGACCTGTCTCAAAAGATAGCAGACCGCCTGGGACTGGAGTTGGGGAAGGTTGTAACTAAGAAATTTAGCAACCAAGAAACATG CGTGGAGATAGGAGAGAGTGTACGTGGAGAGGACGTCTATATCGTTCAAAGTGGCTGTGGGGAGATAAATGATAATTTGATGGAGCTCCTAATCATGATCAACGCCTGCAAAATAGCCTCTGCCTCCAGAGTTACAGCTGTCATCCCTTGCTTTCCATATGCCCGCCAGGACAAGAAGGACAAGGTGGGG AGCCGAGCTCCCATCTCTGCCAAGCTGGTGGCCAACATGTTGTCTGTGTCAGGTGCAGACCACATCATCACTATGGACTTACACGCCTCGCAGATACAG GGATTCTTTGACATCCCCGTCGATAACCTGTATGCAGAACCCGCCGTGTTAAAATGGATTAAAGAGAACATACCCGAGTGGAAGAACTGTACCATCGTCTCACCGGATGCTGGAGGAGCAAAGAG GGTCACCTCCATCGCTGACAGGTTAAATGTGGACTTTGCCCTGATTCACAAGGAACGGAAAAAGGCAAACGAGGTTGACCGCATGGTTCTGGTCGGGGACGTGACCGGTCGGGTCGCCATTCTTGTCGATGACATGGCAGACACATGTGGGACAATCTGCCACGCCGCCGACAA gtTGATTTCTGCTGGTGCTACAAAAGTCTACGCCATTTTGACCCATGGCATCTTCTCCGGACCCGCCATCTCGCGCATCAACAACGCTTGCTTTGAAGCAGTTGTGGTTACAAATACGATTCCCCAGGAAGAGAAAATGAGGCATTGTCCCAAAATACAA gtTATCGACATCTCCATGATCCTCGCAGAGGCCATCCGTAGAACTCACAACGGCGAATCTGTATCGTACCTCTTCAGCCATGTCCCATTGTAA
- the prps1b gene encoding ribose-phosphate pyrophosphokinase 1 isoform X2, with product MPNIKIFSGSSHPDLSQKIADRLGLELGKVVTKKFSNQETCVEIGESVRGEDVYIVQSGCGEINDNLMELLIMINACKIASASRVTAVIPCFPYARQDKKDKSRAPISAKLVANMLSVSGADHIITMDLHASQIQGFFDIPVDNLYAEPAVLKWIKENIPEWKNCTIVSPDAGGAKRVTSIADRLNVDFALIHKERKKANEVDRMVLVGDVTGRVAILVDDMADTCGTICHAADKLISAGATKVYAILTHGIFSGPAISRINNACFEAVVVTNTIPQEEKMRHCPKIQVIDISMILAEAIRRTHNGESVSYLFSHVPL from the exons ATGCcgaatatcaaaatatttagtGGTAGCTCACACCCAGACCTGTCTCAAAAGATAGCAGACCGCCTGGGACTGGAGTTGGGGAAGGTTGTAACTAAGAAATTTAGCAACCAAGAAACATG CGTGGAGATAGGAGAGAGTGTACGTGGAGAGGACGTCTATATCGTTCAAAGTGGCTGTGGGGAGATAAATGATAATTTGATGGAGCTCCTAATCATGATCAACGCCTGCAAAATAGCCTCTGCCTCCAGAGTTACAGCTGTCATCCCTTGCTTTCCATATGCCCGCCAGGACAAGAAGGACAAG AGCCGAGCTCCCATCTCTGCCAAGCTGGTGGCCAACATGTTGTCTGTGTCAGGTGCAGACCACATCATCACTATGGACTTACACGCCTCGCAGATACAG GGATTCTTTGACATCCCCGTCGATAACCTGTATGCAGAACCCGCCGTGTTAAAATGGATTAAAGAGAACATACCCGAGTGGAAGAACTGTACCATCGTCTCACCGGATGCTGGAGGAGCAAAGAG GGTCACCTCCATCGCTGACAGGTTAAATGTGGACTTTGCCCTGATTCACAAGGAACGGAAAAAGGCAAACGAGGTTGACCGCATGGTTCTGGTCGGGGACGTGACCGGTCGGGTCGCCATTCTTGTCGATGACATGGCAGACACATGTGGGACAATCTGCCACGCCGCCGACAA gtTGATTTCTGCTGGTGCTACAAAAGTCTACGCCATTTTGACCCATGGCATCTTCTCCGGACCCGCCATCTCGCGCATCAACAACGCTTGCTTTGAAGCAGTTGTGGTTACAAATACGATTCCCCAGGAAGAGAAAATGAGGCATTGTCCCAAAATACAA gtTATCGACATCTCCATGATCCTCGCAGAGGCCATCCGTAGAACTCACAACGGCGAATCTGTATCGTACCTCTTCAGCCATGTCCCATTGTAA
- the LOC131110484 gene encoding solute carrier family 25 member 53-like encodes MTRLPNPAQDEERLRDSKARFQSYLHGGTSSLLSTLIVFPVYKTVFRQQIHNIQVHRAVDQLRKEGLLKLYRGVTPPLLMRTLSGTLLFGLQDTFLRLLSLPSFSVIPHSFLPSVAGLGVGIVEAIVFTPFERVQNVLQSGHNDRHLPTLKSVLMKLKAQRISSGFYRAFLPIATRNALGSALYFGLKGPLSAAVAGQGLSPLASSFISGTLTSMAISLTLYPLSVLVANMQVGVQAEPKGVTACWRMLWNSRQRSVVLLYRGGALVILRSCITWGITTAIYDRQQKSSS; translated from the coding sequence ATGACCAGACTTCCCAACCCTGCACAAGATGAAGAGCGCCTTAGGGACTCGAAGGCACGTTTCCAAAGCTACCTCCACGGTGGAACCTCAAGCCTGCTCTCCACTCTTATTGTCTTCCCTGTCTACAAGACTGTTTTTCGCCAACAAATCCACAACATTCAGGTTCACCGAGCTGTCGATCAACTCCGCAAGGAAGGCCTTCTGAAGCTATACAGAGGTGTGACGCCGCCATTATTGATGAGGACACTTAGTGGGACGCTTCTCTTTGGTTTGCAGGATACATTCCTTCGCTTGCTGTCTTTGCCGTCCTTCAGCGTCATACCCCACTCATTTCTTCCGTCTGTGGCGGGCCTCGGTGTAGGAATAGTCGAAGCGATAGTCTTTACTCCATTTGAGCGTGTTCAGAATGTATTGCAGAGTGGCCACAATGACCGCCATTTACCGACTCTAAAGAGTGTTCTCATGAAACTGAAGGCACAAAGGATCTCGTCCGGGTTCTACCGCGCCTTCTTACCTATTGCAACCCGAAACGCTCTCGGTAGCGCTCTTTACTTTGGCTTAAAGGGACCCCTGAGTGCCGCTGTAGCCGGGCAGGGGCTCTCACCGTTAGCGTCCTCCTTCATATCAGGGACCTTGACCTCCATGGCAATTAGCTTGACCTTGTACCCGCTATCTGTACTGGTCGCGAACATGCAAGTCGGGGTGCAAGCAGAGCCGAAAGGGGTCACGGCCTGTTGGAGGATGCTGTGGAACTCCCGACAAAGGAGTGTGGTTTTACTGTACCGTGGGGGTGCACTGGTTATTCTGAGATCATGTATCACTTGGGGAATCACCACAGCCATTTATGACAGGCAACAAAAGTCCTCCAGTTGA
- the tmsb1 gene encoding thymosin beta 1: MGDNNPVTDEVVSFDKCKLKKTITSEKNKLPTTADIEAEKKVIQEECSK; encoded by the exons atgggtGACAACAACCCTGTCACTGATGAAGTGGTGTCGTTTGACAAATGTAAGCTAAAGAAGACCATCACTTCAGAGAAGAACAAACTTCCGACTACTGCGG acattgaAGCGGAAAAGAAAGTGATTCAAGAGGAATGTAGTAAATGA
- the zgc:66447 gene encoding SLAIN motif-containing protein-like isoform X3, which produces MVVPDSASLLPPDNGSPPGHMEGSKLGCEEEVEGGQDLAVVELEEVRKLQELVHRLEVQNETLRNRGSKNIGASSLTLPVNINERLNCGGGSRELELVTPQESCSSSEEMSPLPGTNRLEEEEEGEDDIVEDGGPCGGFLTLTCSGGPRQTQGQSITPESPSQESYESETLAESDSGVDQTTLDDVDVLDLEDECAEVEDEDSWLYVSPKKEVSNAGPGSPLKWCRQVLDHRSPETEKACRTLINRLDQSSRWRNMYSSPSTEAGSGLISPGYHKSTNKSLLTCGSSGVSGGPSALSSQSSVDSELSTSDDSISMGYKLQDLTDVQIMARLQEESLRQDYASSSASASRRSSTTSLQSLRRGGTYSDQEFDNYSLEDEEDEFSPVPQQRRRFTPSPLGSPRCLSPSTSNHGQEHTNRLGAPRTRTPRRSLQGPSAELLKFAKSEGMSSSRLRGNGQSPLSMRAPVKAVTPVGSMASRQPSRGLPVIQAPTATGARRVQPGGSANGGTYIPGRTSAGTGRPAMGRGQSTPAPSTRSKLSQPARRSLGMARISDESWKDGCY; this is translated from the exons ATGGTGGTTCCGGACAGCGCCAGCCTGCTCCCCCCTGATAATGGTAGTCCCCCTGGCCACATGGAGGGCTCCAAGCTTGGAtgtgaggaggaagtggaagggGGTCAAGACCTAGCcgtggtggagctggaggaggtccGAAAGTTGCAGGAACTTGTTCATAGATTGGAGGTGCAGAATGAGACGCTGCGTAACCGGGGAAGCAAAAACATCGGCGCAAGCAGCCTCACCTTGCCTGTCAATATCAACGAGAGGCTGAATTGCGGTGGGGGTAGCAGAGAGTTGGAGCTGGTCACCCCGCAGGAAAGCTGCAGCAGCAGCGAAGAGATGTCTCCGCTTCCTGGGACCAACAGactcgaggaggaggaggaaggagaagatGATATAGTAGAGGATGGCGGTCCGTGCGGCGGCTTCCTCACGTTGACCTGCAGCGGAGGGCCGAGACAGACCCAGGGCCAAAGCATAACGCCTGAAAGCCCCTCGCAGGAGAGTTATGAGTCAGAGACCCTTGCAGAAAGCGATTCAGGCGTGGACCAAACAACGTTAGATGATGTGGACGTTCTCGATTTGGAAGATGAGTGTGCCGAAGTTGAAGATGAGGACAGTTG GTTGTATGTATCACCTAAAAAAGAAGTTTCAAACGCAGGACCCGGCTCCCCTTTGAAGTGGTGTCGGCAGGTTCTGGACCACCGTAGCCCAGAGACGGAGAAGGCATGTCGGACCCTCATAAACCGTTTGGAccaat CATCTCGATGGAGGAACATGTACAGCAGCCCATCAACAGAGGCAGGCTCAGGCTTGATTTCTCCGGGGTACCACAAATCGACTAACAAATCTCTACTAACCTGTGGCAGCTCAG GTGTCTCAGGTGGACCCTCAGCTTTAAGCTCCCAGTCCTCTGTAGACAGCGAACTCAGTACTTCAGATGACTCCATCTCCATGGGTTATAAGCTGCAGGATCTTACCGATGTCCAAATCATGGCTCGCCTACAAGAAGAGA gcCTGAGGCAGGATTACGCTTCCAGCTCAGCATCTGCGTCACGTCGTAGCTCCACAACGTCCCTGCAATCCCTTCGCCGGGGAGGCACCTACAGCGACCAAGAATTTGACAATTACAGCCTGGAAGACGAAGAGGATGAATTCAGCCCGGTGCCCCAGCAACGTCGCCGCTTCACTCCCTCGCCCTTGGGGTCACCTCGGTGCCTGTCGCCGTCCACTTCCAACCACGGTCAAGAGCATACCAACAGACTCGGGGCCCCTCGCACAAGAACACCCAGACGCTCTCTCCAAGGCCCTAGTGCGGAGCTCCTCAAATTTGCCAAGAGTGAGG GTATGTCCAGTAGTCGTCTGCGTGGCAACGGCCAGTCTCCTCTCTCTATGCGAGCTCCGGTGAAAGCTGTCACACCCGTGGGCTCTATGGCATCTCGTCAGCCTTCCAGAGGCCTGCCTGTTATCCAAGCGCCTACCGCAACTGGGGCACGCAGGGTCCAGCCCGGTGGTTCCGCTAATGGCGGCACCTACATACCAGGGAGAACCTCCGCTGGGACAGGGCGACCTGCGATGGGAAGAGGGCAGTCTACACCAGCACCATCCACTCGAAGTAAATTATCACAACCTGCCAGAAG GTCTTTGGGTATGGCTAGAATCTCAGATGAATCCTGGAAAGATGGCTGCTACTGA
- the zgc:66447 gene encoding SLAIN motif-containing protein-like isoform X2: MVVPDSASLLPPDNGSPPGHMEGSKLGCEEEVEGGQDLAVVELEEVRKLQELVHRLEVQNETLRNRGSKNIGASSLTLPVNINERLNCGGGSRELELVTPQESCSSSEEMSPLPGTNRLEEEEEGEDDIVEDGGPCGGFLTLTCSGGPRQTQGQSITPESPSQESYESETLAESDSGVDQTTLDDVDVLDLEDECAEVEDEDSWLYVSPKKEVSNAGPGSPLKWCRQVLDHRSPETEKACRTLINRLDQSSRWRNMYSSPSTEAGSGLISPGYHKSTNKSLLTCGSSGVSGGPSALSSQSSVDSELSTSDDSISMGYKLQDLTDVQIMARLQEESLRQDYASSSASASRRSSTTSLQSLRRGGTYSDQEFDNYSLEDEEDEFSPVPQQRRRFTPSPLGSPRCLSPSTSNHGQEHTNRLGAPRTRTPRRSLQGPSAELLKFAKSEELRHSMPNLAPRTSLRSLEAVRNSRSMEANLQSSGNRMSHLTPSPSSGMSSSRLRGNGQSPLSMRAPVKAVTPVGSMASRQPSRGLPVIQAPTATGARRVQPGGSANGGTYIPGRTSAGTGRPAMGRGQSTPAPSTRSKLSQPARRSLGMARISDESWKDGCY; the protein is encoded by the exons ATGGTGGTTCCGGACAGCGCCAGCCTGCTCCCCCCTGATAATGGTAGTCCCCCTGGCCACATGGAGGGCTCCAAGCTTGGAtgtgaggaggaagtggaagggGGTCAAGACCTAGCcgtggtggagctggaggaggtccGAAAGTTGCAGGAACTTGTTCATAGATTGGAGGTGCAGAATGAGACGCTGCGTAACCGGGGAAGCAAAAACATCGGCGCAAGCAGCCTCACCTTGCCTGTCAATATCAACGAGAGGCTGAATTGCGGTGGGGGTAGCAGAGAGTTGGAGCTGGTCACCCCGCAGGAAAGCTGCAGCAGCAGCGAAGAGATGTCTCCGCTTCCTGGGACCAACAGactcgaggaggaggaggaaggagaagatGATATAGTAGAGGATGGCGGTCCGTGCGGCGGCTTCCTCACGTTGACCTGCAGCGGAGGGCCGAGACAGACCCAGGGCCAAAGCATAACGCCTGAAAGCCCCTCGCAGGAGAGTTATGAGTCAGAGACCCTTGCAGAAAGCGATTCAGGCGTGGACCAAACAACGTTAGATGATGTGGACGTTCTCGATTTGGAAGATGAGTGTGCCGAAGTTGAAGATGAGGACAGTTG GTTGTATGTATCACCTAAAAAAGAAGTTTCAAACGCAGGACCCGGCTCCCCTTTGAAGTGGTGTCGGCAGGTTCTGGACCACCGTAGCCCAGAGACGGAGAAGGCATGTCGGACCCTCATAAACCGTTTGGAccaat CATCTCGATGGAGGAACATGTACAGCAGCCCATCAACAGAGGCAGGCTCAGGCTTGATTTCTCCGGGGTACCACAAATCGACTAACAAATCTCTACTAACCTGTGGCAGCTCAG GTGTCTCAGGTGGACCCTCAGCTTTAAGCTCCCAGTCCTCTGTAGACAGCGAACTCAGTACTTCAGATGACTCCATCTCCATGGGTTATAAGCTGCAGGATCTTACCGATGTCCAAATCATGGCTCGCCTACAAGAAGAGA gcCTGAGGCAGGATTACGCTTCCAGCTCAGCATCTGCGTCACGTCGTAGCTCCACAACGTCCCTGCAATCCCTTCGCCGGGGAGGCACCTACAGCGACCAAGAATTTGACAATTACAGCCTGGAAGACGAAGAGGATGAATTCAGCCCGGTGCCCCAGCAACGTCGCCGCTTCACTCCCTCGCCCTTGGGGTCACCTCGGTGCCTGTCGCCGTCCACTTCCAACCACGGTCAAGAGCATACCAACAGACTCGGGGCCCCTCGCACAAGAACACCCAGACGCTCTCTCCAAGGCCCTAGTGCGGAGCTCCTCAAATTTGCCAAGAGTGAGG AGTTGAGGCACAGCATGCCTAATCTGGCCCCCCGCACCAGCCTACGTTCCCTGGAGGCAGTCAGAAACAGCCGCAGCATGGAGGCTAACCTCCAGAGCTCTGGCAACCGCATGTCCCACCTGACTCCCTCCCCTTCCTCAG GTATGTCCAGTAGTCGTCTGCGTGGCAACGGCCAGTCTCCTCTCTCTATGCGAGCTCCGGTGAAAGCTGTCACACCCGTGGGCTCTATGGCATCTCGTCAGCCTTCCAGAGGCCTGCCTGTTATCCAAGCGCCTACCGCAACTGGGGCACGCAGGGTCCAGCCCGGTGGTTCCGCTAATGGCGGCACCTACATACCAGGGAGAACCTCCGCTGGGACAGGGCGACCTGCGATGGGAAGAGGGCAGTCTACACCAGCACCATCCACTCGAAGTAAATTATCACAACCTGCCAGAAG GTCTTTGGGTATGGCTAGAATCTCAGATGAATCCTGGAAAGATGGCTGCTACTGA
- the zgc:66447 gene encoding SLAIN motif-containing protein-like isoform X1: MVVPDSASLLPPDNGSPPGHMEGSKLGCEEEVEGGQDLAVVELEEVRKLQELVHRLEVQNETLRNRGSKNIGASSLTLPVNINERLNCGGGSRELELVTPQESCSSSEEMSPLPGTNRLEEEEEGEDDIVEDGGPCGGFLTLTCSGGPRQTQGQSITPESPSQESYESETLAESDSGVDQTTLDDVDVLDLEDECAEVEDEDSWLYVSPKKEVSNAGPGSPLKWCRQVLDHRSPETEKACRTLINRLDQSSRWRNMYSSPSTEAGSGLISPGYHKSTNKSLLTCGSSGVSGGPSALSSQSSVDSELSTSDDSISMGYKLQDLTDVQIMARLQEESLRQDYASSSASASRRSSTTSLQSLRRGGTYSDQEFDNYSLEDEEDEFSPVPQQRRRFTPSPLGSPRCLSPSTSNHGQEHTNRLGAPRTRTPRRSLQGPSAELLKFAKSEEELRHSMPNLAPRTSLRSLEAVRNSRSMEANLQSSGNRMSHLTPSPSSGMSSSRLRGNGQSPLSMRAPVKAVTPVGSMASRQPSRGLPVIQAPTATGARRVQPGGSANGGTYIPGRTSAGTGRPAMGRGQSTPAPSTRSKLSQPARRSLGMARISDESWKDGCY; this comes from the exons ATGGTGGTTCCGGACAGCGCCAGCCTGCTCCCCCCTGATAATGGTAGTCCCCCTGGCCACATGGAGGGCTCCAAGCTTGGAtgtgaggaggaagtggaagggGGTCAAGACCTAGCcgtggtggagctggaggaggtccGAAAGTTGCAGGAACTTGTTCATAGATTGGAGGTGCAGAATGAGACGCTGCGTAACCGGGGAAGCAAAAACATCGGCGCAAGCAGCCTCACCTTGCCTGTCAATATCAACGAGAGGCTGAATTGCGGTGGGGGTAGCAGAGAGTTGGAGCTGGTCACCCCGCAGGAAAGCTGCAGCAGCAGCGAAGAGATGTCTCCGCTTCCTGGGACCAACAGactcgaggaggaggaggaaggagaagatGATATAGTAGAGGATGGCGGTCCGTGCGGCGGCTTCCTCACGTTGACCTGCAGCGGAGGGCCGAGACAGACCCAGGGCCAAAGCATAACGCCTGAAAGCCCCTCGCAGGAGAGTTATGAGTCAGAGACCCTTGCAGAAAGCGATTCAGGCGTGGACCAAACAACGTTAGATGATGTGGACGTTCTCGATTTGGAAGATGAGTGTGCCGAAGTTGAAGATGAGGACAGTTG GTTGTATGTATCACCTAAAAAAGAAGTTTCAAACGCAGGACCCGGCTCCCCTTTGAAGTGGTGTCGGCAGGTTCTGGACCACCGTAGCCCAGAGACGGAGAAGGCATGTCGGACCCTCATAAACCGTTTGGAccaat CATCTCGATGGAGGAACATGTACAGCAGCCCATCAACAGAGGCAGGCTCAGGCTTGATTTCTCCGGGGTACCACAAATCGACTAACAAATCTCTACTAACCTGTGGCAGCTCAG GTGTCTCAGGTGGACCCTCAGCTTTAAGCTCCCAGTCCTCTGTAGACAGCGAACTCAGTACTTCAGATGACTCCATCTCCATGGGTTATAAGCTGCAGGATCTTACCGATGTCCAAATCATGGCTCGCCTACAAGAAGAGA gcCTGAGGCAGGATTACGCTTCCAGCTCAGCATCTGCGTCACGTCGTAGCTCCACAACGTCCCTGCAATCCCTTCGCCGGGGAGGCACCTACAGCGACCAAGAATTTGACAATTACAGCCTGGAAGACGAAGAGGATGAATTCAGCCCGGTGCCCCAGCAACGTCGCCGCTTCACTCCCTCGCCCTTGGGGTCACCTCGGTGCCTGTCGCCGTCCACTTCCAACCACGGTCAAGAGCATACCAACAGACTCGGGGCCCCTCGCACAAGAACACCCAGACGCTCTCTCCAAGGCCCTAGTGCGGAGCTCCTCAAATTTGCCAAGAGTGAGG AAGAGTTGAGGCACAGCATGCCTAATCTGGCCCCCCGCACCAGCCTACGTTCCCTGGAGGCAGTCAGAAACAGCCGCAGCATGGAGGCTAACCTCCAGAGCTCTGGCAACCGCATGTCCCACCTGACTCCCTCCCCTTCCTCAG GTATGTCCAGTAGTCGTCTGCGTGGCAACGGCCAGTCTCCTCTCTCTATGCGAGCTCCGGTGAAAGCTGTCACACCCGTGGGCTCTATGGCATCTCGTCAGCCTTCCAGAGGCCTGCCTGTTATCCAAGCGCCTACCGCAACTGGGGCACGCAGGGTCCAGCCCGGTGGTTCCGCTAATGGCGGCACCTACATACCAGGGAGAACCTCCGCTGGGACAGGGCGACCTGCGATGGGAAGAGGGCAGTCTACACCAGCACCATCCACTCGAAGTAAATTATCACAACCTGCCAGAAG GTCTTTGGGTATGGCTAGAATCTCAGATGAATCCTGGAAAGATGGCTGCTACTGA